One window of Brevibacterium pigmentatum genomic DNA carries:
- a CDS encoding site-specific integrase, with protein MTQAEVVALRNAARQWEATPHKSFRPYRRDILDSIDVMLGTGVRTGELLGIRWQDIDLDAEVPTVSVMGTVTQANGQGVVWKPAPKSETSKRTLYLPSIAAEALRRKAAEREFLPESEAVFAYEVGTWRNPSAYRVHFRQVRKIAELDWVTPKTIRKTVATTIYSSDGLDNASQQLGHSEVGVTAKHYVQKLNIGPQGVVGVLDEWFQSAS; from the coding sequence ATGACTCAAGCTGAGGTGGTAGCGCTGCGCAATGCGGCCCGACAGTGGGAGGCGACCCCACATAAGTCATTCAGGCCGTACCGGCGCGACATCCTCGACAGTATCGACGTCATGCTCGGCACCGGCGTTCGCACCGGCGAACTGCTCGGCATTCGATGGCAGGACATCGACCTCGACGCGGAAGTGCCGACAGTGTCAGTCATGGGCACCGTAACACAGGCGAATGGCCAAGGCGTGGTTTGGAAACCGGCGCCGAAGTCGGAGACCTCGAAACGGACCCTCTACCTCCCGTCGATTGCGGCGGAGGCGTTGCGGAGGAAGGCCGCGGAGCGCGAGTTCCTTCCCGAATCGGAGGCAGTGTTCGCGTACGAGGTGGGGACGTGGCGGAACCCGTCGGCGTACCGTGTTCACTTCCGGCAAGTGCGGAAAATCGCGGAACTAGATTGGGTGACGCCGAAGACGATCCGCAAGACCGTCGCGACGACGATATACAGTTCGGACGGCCTCGACAATGCGTCTCAGCAGCTCGGGCATTCGGAGGTGGGAGTGACTGCGAAGCACTATGTGCAGAAGCTCAATATTGGGCCGCAGGGCGTGGTTGGGGTGCTCGACGAATGGTTTCAAAGCGCATCGTAA
- a CDS encoding integrase core domain-containing protein — protein MAEALNSVYKAELIDRKGWSGLIEVMAETSKWVAWYNQSRLHSAINYRPPVEVHSEWINQSGTEPAAA, from the coding sequence ATGGCCGAGGCGCTGAACTCGGTCTACAAGGCCGAACTCATCGACCGGAAGGGGTGGTCGGGGTTGATCGAGGTGATGGCGGAGACGTCGAAGTGGGTGGCTTGGTACAACCAGTCCAGGTTGCATTCAGCGATTAACTACCGACCGCCCGTCGAGGTCCATTCCGAATGGATCAACCAGTCCGGGACAGAACCCGCGGCTGCTTAG
- a CDS encoding IS3 family transposase yields MIVVFIDDNRHEFGVEPIVRALSGTAARIAVSSYYAFKKREPSARARRDQALMVVIQDVYEANYSCYGVRKMWKAINREYADQFGPVARCTVERLMRQLGIDGIRRRRKRPKTASARAEECPDDLVEREFAAPAPNCLWVADIPPQAGGTPSYVPTQAGWVYTTFILGVFHREIVGWQVTNHMRESLARDALTMALAAKYRAGEDVSGLVHHSDRGVQFRSIRYGETLAESEVVASVGSRGIRTTTPWPRR; encoded by the coding sequence GTGATTGTCGTCTTCATCGACGACAATCGTCACGAGTTCGGAGTCGAGCCAATCGTACGCGCCCTGTCCGGGACTGCGGCACGGATTGCTGTGAGCTCGTATTACGCGTTCAAGAAACGCGAACCATCGGCCAGGGCCCGCCGAGACCAGGCGCTGATGGTCGTCATCCAGGATGTCTATGAGGCGAACTACTCGTGTTACGGGGTGCGGAAGATGTGGAAGGCGATCAACCGCGAGTACGCCGATCAGTTCGGCCCGGTGGCCCGCTGCACGGTGGAGCGGTTGATGCGCCAGTTAGGCATCGACGGTATTCGACGCAGGAGGAAGCGCCCGAAGACGGCTTCGGCTAGGGCTGAGGAGTGTCCGGATGATCTTGTCGAGCGTGAGTTCGCAGCACCGGCACCCAATTGTCTATGGGTCGCGGACATTCCCCCGCAAGCGGGAGGTACCCCCTCCTATGTGCCCACGCAAGCTGGGTGGGTATACACGACGTTCATCCTCGGTGTCTTCCACAGGGAAATCGTCGGCTGGCAGGTGACGAACCACATGCGGGAGTCCCTGGCCAGGGACGCTCTGACGATGGCTCTCGCTGCGAAATATCGGGCCGGTGAAGACGTTTCCGGGCTGGTGCACCACTCGGATCGCGGAGTGCAATTCCGATCGATTCGCTATGGCGAGACCCTGGCGGAATCCGAGGTCGTGGCGTCGGTGGGGTCGCGTGGGATTCGTACGACAACGCCATGGCCGAGGCGCTGA
- a CDS encoding transposase, which produces MKYTDELKARAVELIIHAQADPETADGAITRVAGELGLSKETLRVWVRKHKDSGKATPTEPVDLEAENRRLRAELAEAKRANEILKRASAFFAAELDRPSK; this is translated from the coding sequence GTGAAATATACCGACGAACTCAAGGCTCGCGCCGTCGAACTCATCATTCATGCTCAGGCCGATCCGGAGACGGCGGACGGGGCAATCACCCGTGTCGCCGGCGAGCTCGGTCTGAGCAAAGAGACCCTGCGAGTCTGGGTCCGTAAGCACAAAGACTCCGGCAAGGCCACACCGACTGAGCCAGTCGATTTGGAAGCGGAGAACCGTCGGCTGCGGGCGGAGTTGGCTGAAGCGAAGCGGGCCAACGAGATCTTGAAGAGAGCGTCGGCTTTCTTCGCGGCGGAGCTCGACCGCCCATCGAAGTGA
- a CDS encoding FBP domain-containing protein produces the protein MQQLNATQIKKSFINTSRREVEKITLPPNLTEIGWAELDYFGWADAKIPQRAYIVVPVDDVPRGLMLRTVPMAKSQAMCSWCEDLHETTGVRMFTAKKAGPSGRNGNSLGTLIHGNFECSEIVRNPPRAVEGHNDFEAHVSMRVDKLNERATSFVKRVLGEK, from the coding sequence TTTATCAACACCTCTCGCCGCGAAGTGGAAAAGATCACACTGCCGCCCAATCTCACTGAGATCGGGTGGGCGGAGCTCGACTACTTTGGCTGGGCTGATGCGAAAATTCCTCAACGGGCCTACATTGTCGTCCCCGTAGACGACGTCCCACGCGGACTGATGCTCAGGACAGTGCCCATGGCGAAGTCCCAAGCGATGTGCAGTTGGTGCGAGGACTTGCACGAGACCACCGGCGTCCGGATGTTCACAGCGAAGAAGGCCGGGCCTTCGGGACGAAACGGCAATTCGCTCGGGACTCTCATTCACGGCAATTTCGAGTGCTCCGAGATCGTCAGGAATCCTCCTCGCGCAGTCGAAGGTCACAATGACTTCGAAGCCCATGTGTCAATGCGCGTCGACAAACTGAACGAGCGTGCCACCAGCTTCGTCAAGAGAGTGCTAGGCGAAAAGTAG